The Dyadobacter sandarakinus DNA window GGTTGCAATGTTTGACCATCCGGCGGCAGTCAGAGAGGTACGTGCGCAAACCGGGGCCGAGTCCATCAAAGCAATCGTCCATTGCCAGGGATCCACAAGCTTTATGATTGCCGCTGTGCAGGGATTGTTGCCCGACGTCAAAACAATTGTGTCCAATGCGGTTTCCCTCCATCCAATAGTGTCACCCGCTGCCAATATTAAAATTAATGCATTTGTCCCGCTGCTCGAACCATTTGTTAAATACCTGGATCCGCAATGGGGTGAAAACCCGGAAGGTGGCGTTGGTCATTTGTTTCGGATTTTGGCTAAAATAAGTCATAGAGAGCACGATTCGGATATCGGAAAAATCGTCAGCATCATATACGGAAGTGGATATCCTGCGCTGTGGGAATTACCCAATCTATCTGCAACGACAATTGACTGGATCAGGGGTGAATTCGGGAAAGTGCCACTATCATTTTTTAAGCACATTAAGAAATGCATTAATGCAGGTGAGCTGGTATCCTTCAACGGAAGCCAGTCTTATGCGACAGTTAAACCATTAACAGATAGCCGGTTCGCATTTTTTGCCGGAAAACTAAATAAATGTTTCAGCTACCAAAGCCAGGTCAAAACGTACAAGTACTTCAACGGTTTTCGAAGCGGTTTTCATCAATTATATCTTTACCCTACTTACAGCCACCTTGACGTCTTTTTCGGGGAGGAAGCCAATTCGGATATTTTCAGTGACATTATTAAAGAGCTAAACCAATAAATGCTGATATGAAGATTCCAAAAAGGATCAGGGATTACACAGGCAAAAAGTCCCTAGTTGACGGCATCCCGTTTACCCTTCCCGTTGAAGCCACGAAGTCCCCAGCAATTATGGCCGGCTTCTTTTGCGATTATGAAAAAGCCACCGAACTGATGCCGGGGAATGAGTTACACCCTTTCAAGTATATAAATGGAAAGGCGCTGTTTATCGTCACGGTAATCGATTATCGTGTGACAACGATAGGAAAATATATAGAGTACAGTCTGGCCATCGCATGCACTAAGGGCGCGCGCCCGGGTCCTAAATTATTACCGGCAGTTTTTATGAAATCCTATGGTACAGGTCAGTATGTTCTGGATCTTCCGGTCAGTTCAGAAATATCGGTAAAAGGCGGCAAAGGTATATGGGGAATGCCTAAACACCAGGCATCACTGGACTTTAAAATAGAGGCAAACCAGATATCGTCGCAGTACGAAAAGGACGGCGAATTTGCATTTCGGATTGAAATCGAAAAGCCTCAGAAAATATGGTTGCCAGTGTCCCTCGCAAGTGTGAATTATAGTCATTTCAGGAATATGCTGGTTGCTTCGTACATCTATTTTAAAAGCAAGGCGGGACTACAAATAGGAAAAAGCGCGGTCGGCAGTATTTATGTCGGCGATCATCCGCGTACCCGATACCTACGCGATCTAAAAATAGAAAGCAGCCCTTTCTTCACGATGTACCTTCCCGAAATACATGGTGTCCTTGATGATCATTTTGACTGCTGGTTCGTCACCTATGATAGTATGCCGGCTACGATGAAATCTGATGGCCTCGACAGTATAGTAAATCTAAAATTAAACGAAGAATGGCTTGCTCCACCCAAATTCACAGATTACCAGAAATTCAAAATCTGATATGAAAAATATTTTCTATGCTGTTGCGAAAGGTTTATTGTTTGCTGCATGCTCAATGTACTTCGGCACAGGCTGGTCGCTTGTCCTGTTCTCATTTCCAATTGCAAAATCACTGACGCCGGACAACTACTACTTACAATTTGTACCACAAGTTACCGCCGCTACGCATTTCTTCACTTATATGACAATGGTGATGATCGCCTGTTACGGCATATTCATTATCGAAAAATGGCGAAGCAGAGAAAAATGGGTTCCTATCACCGGCTTGATATGCATCCTGGCTTCGACTTTTCTAACAATGAAATTTATATTTCCATATAATGAAAAAATGTCTTCCGGGATCAAAGAAATCAATGAATTACAGATTGTACTCAACGATTGGATTGATCTGAACATTTTGAGGGTAGCGATCTGGACGGTACAGTGGCTGGTGGTAATGTTCTATTTTTCAATAAATGTCTTTCGATATGAAAAAACTCATTAATCCCCTCCTGATTACAATATCACTGATCACCATTGCGTCCGGTATTGCTCAGATCATTGCACCAGCTTTTGTCCTAAGCAAGATCAGTCTTACAAACAGTACACTGGACGGGCAGTTATTTGCTACGATCGGCATGTTCATGGCTATTTTCGGCACATTATTACTGCATGCATTGTACAGCCCCTTTCCAAACCGGGCAGCAGTATTATGGTGCGCAGTTCAGAAATTTGGCGCATGTGTGGCAGTGATATATGGGGTGCACAGGGAGTTATTCAACTTCCTCGCATTGGCCGTAGCCATTTTTGACTTCTTTTCAGGGATACTGATCGCATACCACTACTTATCGAGCAAACGGGCATGATACACGCGATCGGCAAATTTTTCTTCTATACGTATATCGGAACAGTTGTCCTGGCCGGTTTTTGGGGAGCATTCATTAATCCCGTTTATGATTTCAGAATCCTTTTTAGATGGAAGTGTCCGAGTTAACTGATCTTCAAAAAAACACACTTTTAAGTCAATACAGATTTCTCAGGGCATTGGAGCTTGGATTTGGTGTGGTCTCAATTATCCGGGCAAAAGAGATTCTCAACACAAAGAACATGAATTTCATATTTCTGTGCATTATGACTTCGGGAGTCTTAGCAAGAGCTGTTGGAATGATCATGGACGGCGCTCCATCACGACTCTCCTACTTTTTCTGGGGATATGAATTAATCGGTATAGCAGTGATACTTCTTGATACACATAAGCTTTATGGCTCAGGCAGACACGCAGCAGTATAATCGTTCCCTGGTATTGGCAGGCGGCGGCATCAGGTTGGCATATCACGCCGGCGTCCTCATGGCTTTGGAGGAAGCAGCGATTGAGTTTAACCATATTGATGGCACATCCGGCGGGATATTTGGTACCGCTATGCTCGCATCGGGTATACGGCCGGTTGAAATAGCCAAACGGTGGCGCGCACTCAATTTGATGGGATTCGTTTCTTTTCTACCCTTTCGTAAATACCTGCATATCTCGCAGCTTCCCGCCATGGCAAGTGAAGACGGGATCCGCAAAAAAATATTTCCGGCACTTGGCATTGACATTGCGGCCATTAACGCAAACAGTGCATTCACTGCCACCTTCAATGTCTGTAATTTCTCTCGGAAAAACCTGGAATCGATCAGTAATAATATCGTGACTGAAAACCATTTACTGGCAGGAATGTCACTTCCGATGTTTATGCCCGCTATAAAAATAGGTGACTACTGGTACACTGATGCGGTATGGATAAAAGATGCCAATATGTCCGAAGCAATCCGACAGGGCGCAGATGAAATATGGCTCGTCTGGTGCATTGGCAATACAAGCGAATACGCCAACGGGACCTTCCGGCAGTATGTAAATATGATTGAAATCAGCGCGAACAGCGGATTATTTGCTGATCTGGAACTTATAAAAAAGGAAAATGAAAACCGATTAGAAAAGAATTTAAAACCAATAGCTATTTATATTATTAAACCTAAATATCCACAGGAACTCGATCCCGACTTTTTCTTTAATAAGGTCAATGCAGACACGCTGATCAACAGGGGATATGCGGATACTGTGCGAATGCTACAATCCAGAAAACCCTTTTCAAACTGGGATAACATACCGACCGCTACGTCCATGGAGGAGCCGGGCATATCCGTAGCTTTCTCCCACGAATTTACCGGTAATATCTATTTCAATAATGCCGAAAGGCCCGCTAAGGTACATCTAAACATGGTTATCAGAGAAGCGAATGGCAAGATTGAAACCGACTCGTCATCTTCGATACAATTGTCAGACGAACTTGTCCTTTCTGGTTACGACAATTCCATTACCTGCAACAAATCAGATCTGCATTGTACAATGAAATTTAAATGCTCCGGAGAGATTCTGAACGTATCACTAGCTTTCGAGCGGCCATATTTATTTGATATGCTGACTGGATTGGCGTTCAAAACAGCACACGCCACATTAAAATCTGAAAACGGCAACACAAGTGAATATGTTTTAACTCAGCCAATCCGGGACCGCATCAGAAACTTGTTTTATCAAAATGTCTCTGGTGCAAGCAGCTGGCTGGCTGGCATGAAGGCGAAGATCCGATTATTCAAGATTATATGTAGTCACTGAAATTAACGACAATAAAAGTATGGAAAATGAATACCGCCAGGCACCAATGATCAATTGGTTTTATCCTTCTATCCTTGCGCGATCGGGAATAAAATCCGTCGTGTCAAAACTATTTGGTAATTATGCTGATCGCCGGGAAATTCTGGCAACGCTGGATGACCCCGCAGCACAGTTAGAATGGAATAAAGCCACCGACGAATACAAAAACATGGATGAAATCTGGGTCGACTACATCAGCGACACCGGGGATGGATTTAATGCAACCTATTCTGTGGCCGTCACTGCGGCGCAACCCTTATTAAACTTTATTGTAAACGAAACTTCCACGGAAATTCCACGCGGTGATATTCTCATATTGGGCGGCGACCAGATTTATCCGACACCCACAAAAGAAGGCTATGAAAACAAATTTAAGGTACCCTTCGAGGCCGCGTTTCCAAAATGTGAACCAGGCGAAAAGCCGGCACATCTCTACGCAATTCCAGGAAACCATGACTGGTATGATGGCCTGGGTAATTTCTTAAAAGTATTTTGTCAGCAACGCTGGATAGGAAATTGGAAGACATATCAGTTAAGAAGTTACTTTGCTATTCCCTTGCCGCACGACTATTGGCTGTGGGCAATTGACATCCAGTTAAGCGAAGATATAGATAAGCCACAGCTCGACTACTTTAAAAACGTTTCCAGAGAAAAAATGAATGATGGCAGCAAAGTGATCCTGTGCACTTCTGAGCCCGCGTGGATTTACAATATGCTGCATTCCGACGATACGTCATTTGAAAGGCTGGAATTTTTCATTAGCAAATACATTAGAAATGAAGATTATGAAAATGGGAATAAACATAAGCTGGCAGTAGTTTTAACCGGCGACCTGCATCACTATTCACACTATGAATCCATTGGTGGCAAGTGGGGCGACCTGCACTACTTTGTGGCGGGTGGTGGTGGTGCGTTCATGCATCTTACCAATAATTTGCCCGACCAGTCAATCTTAAAAGAAGCAGGAACATTAAGTTTTAAAAAAGCATTTCCGTCAAGAAATGAATCGGAGAATATGACATGGAAAATACTATTTTTCGCCGGCTTCAATTTTTACTTTTCCGCATTGATTGGGGGCTTTCACGTATTATTTTTCTGGTTTCTGATTAATAATTCACACGGCCCACTGCAAGGTTCCAATTTCTTACTGAGCGCTATCAATCAAAGTATACCAATCTACTTGCACATTGTTTACACAAGTATGTTGCATTCTCCGGCATCCATGCTAATTGCTTTACTGCTCGTCTCCGGATTCTTCCTGTTTACCGACGTGAGAAGCAGCAAAATATCCTGGCTTGCTAAACTATGGGGACTACTACACGGCCTTATTGAATTAGTCGCTGTTCTCATGGCCATTTACACCAGTATTCAGCTGACATTGGAAGAGTATTCCATAAAGCAGGTGGAATGGCTGTTTCTGGTAGGTACAATCTGGCTGACCGGTACCCTCTTCTCAGGTACTATCATGGGCTTGTACCTATTTATCTCGAACCGTATTTTCAAAACACACATTGACGAATCGTCTTCTGCATTGATTGGTGAAGATTTTAAAAATTTTCTGAGATTAAAAATCTCGTCCGATTCCCTTACCATTTATCCTATCGGCATAAGAAAAGTGACAAAGAAATGGAAAACCCGTATGCAAAACGGCACTCCGGCTTTCGAAGGAGAATTGCCGGAGTGCGTGCTCATATCAGATCCTATCAAAATAACCTTTCAAGAAAATGAAACTATCAAGGCCGTTTACGGAGATAAAAGCAAGCTATGATGTCATTGTCATTGGCAGTGGCTATGGAGGAAGCATTGCAGCAGCAAGATTTGCGAGCTCGGGAATGAGGGTCTGTCTTTTGGAAAGAGGTAAGGAGTTTTTATCCGGAAAATTTCCGGATACCATCGAATCATCCGCAAAGGAAATGCAGATTAATTCGGATTTCTTTGAAGCGCGGACCAATGGGCTTTACGACTTCCATTTCAGTGAAAATATTTCAGTATTCAAAGGCTGTGGTTTGGGAGGAACATCGCTTGTTAATGCAAACGTATCCATTCGTCCTGAGGACAGAGTTTTTACAGACGTTACCTGGCCATCCGAAATTCGCGAAGATCTTACATCATTAAATGATGGATTTGAGCGTGCCAGAAACATGCTTCGCCCAACGAAATATCCTGAAGGCAAACATGGTTATCCTGTGCTTCCCAAAACAGAAGCTATGCGGGAAATAGCGGGCGCCCTGGACGAGCCGTTCCAACTTGCAGAAATCAATGTCAATTTTGAAACCGGAACCAACCATGTCGGCGTGTTTCAAAATAAATGTAACAACTGCGGTGATTGCGTTACGGGATGTAATTCTGACGCAAAAAATACACTTCTAATGAATTATCTTCCCTATGCTGTCGGATACGGTGCTGAAATTTATTGCAATATCGACGTAAGTCATATCTCGAAATCGGGTGATAAATGGCTGGTCTATTACGAAGTATTTGATTCGTTCCGTGAAAAGTTCAAGGCTCCGCTTCTTTTTTGTCAATCTGCCATCGTCATTGTTTCCGGTGGTGCTTTGGGAAGTACTGAAATTTTGCTGCGATCGGGCCAAAACGGTTTGCCTTTATCGGCACAATTGGGGCAAAGGTTCACGGGCAATGGTGATGTACTTGGCTTTGCTTATAACTGTGAAAAACCCATATCAGGAATCGGAACCGGCAAATTTCTCAAACAAAATAAAGAAGCCGTCGGCGGGGTTGGGCCCTGCATTACATCGATCGTGGACATGCGCCATCAAGAGCAACTTGAAAAAGGCATAACGCTTGAAGAAGGAAGTGTGCCTGGGGCGATTGCTGACATGATCAATATCAGTATGTTATCCCTCGAAAACCAGATTGGCATTGATACTGATGGCGGTTTCTCGGACTGGTTAAGGGAATCCGCTGCCGAGGTGGTGAGTCTGATCGAAGGACCTTACGCAGGTGCAACAAATAAAATGCAAACTTTTTTGATCATGTCGCACGATGACGGAAAGGGGCAATTATTTTTAAAAAACAATAAGCTGGATATAAAATGGCCTGGCGTGGGCAGCCAGCCTGTTTTTGAATTGGCAAATGAAAAAATGCTGGAAGCAACCAGGGTATTGGGCGGAACTTTTATCAGAAGCAGTATCTGGAACGAACGCATGAAACACGGACTGGTGACCGTACATCCACTCGGAGGATGTTGCATGTCCGAAAGCGGCAGTTCCGGTGTGACCAATCATATCGGTAATGTATTTTCGGGCAATACAAATGATGAGGTACATCCCGGATTATATGTTTTGGATGGTGCTATTATACCGCGCCCGGTCGGCACCAATCCATTACTAACCATTTCGGCATTAACGGAACGAGCCTGTAAAATCATTATTGAAAAAACGGGAAGAACGCTAATGTACGATTCACCGACACCGATTATTAAAGAGGAGCAAAAGCTACCTGCTGTACAATTTACTGAAACCATGCGTGGTTATTTCAGCCTAGTGGAAAAAAGCGGGTTCGACGAAGCTTTTCTAAAGGGAAAAGAGGCCGGCTCTCCAATGCTGTTTACGCTCACAATCCAGACCGGGGATATTGAGAGTTTTGTGTCAAATCCAATGCATGAAGGTCGGATGGCCGGAACTGTTATTGCGCCCGCACTTTCGTCTGAACCTCTGACAACAAGTGATGGTATATTTAATTTGATGATCGATAAATCTACTACTTCAACCGATAAATTAATGCAATATCAAATGGTTTTGAATAGTCATAACGGAGAACAATTTTATTTCGTCGGATATAAATTAATGCATAATGATCCAGGGCTGGATGTCTGGAATGATACCACAAAACTTTTCGTCACCTTATACAAGGGAATGGCGCCTGGGGGGGACCTTA harbors:
- a CDS encoding acetoacetate decarboxylase family protein, giving the protein MKIPKRIRDYTGKKSLVDGIPFTLPVEATKSPAIMAGFFCDYEKATELMPGNELHPFKYINGKALFIVTVIDYRVTTIGKYIEYSLAIACTKGARPGPKLLPAVFMKSYGTGQYVLDLPVSSEISVKGGKGIWGMPKHQASLDFKIEANQISSQYEKDGEFAFRIEIEKPQKIWLPVSLASVNYSHFRNMLVASYIYFKSKAGLQIGKSAVGSIYVGDHPRTRYLRDLKIESSPFFTMYLPEIHGVLDDHFDCWFVTYDSMPATMKSDGLDSIVNLKLNEEWLAPPKFTDYQKFKI
- a CDS encoding patatin, with the translated sequence MKKLINPLLITISLITIASGIAQIIAPAFVLSKISLTNSTLDGQLFATIGMFMAIFGTLLLHALYSPFPNRAAVLWCAVQKFGACVAVIYGVHRELFNFLALAVAIFDFFSGILIAYHYLSSKRA
- a CDS encoding GMC family oxidoreductase N-terminal domain-containing protein translates to MKLSRPFTEIKASYDVIVIGSGYGGSIAAARFASSGMRVCLLERGKEFLSGKFPDTIESSAKEMQINSDFFEARTNGLYDFHFSENISVFKGCGLGGTSLVNANVSIRPEDRVFTDVTWPSEIREDLTSLNDGFERARNMLRPTKYPEGKHGYPVLPKTEAMREIAGALDEPFQLAEINVNFETGTNHVGVFQNKCNNCGDCVTGCNSDAKNTLLMNYLPYAVGYGAEIYCNIDVSHISKSGDKWLVYYEVFDSFREKFKAPLLFCQSAIVIVSGGALGSTEILLRSGQNGLPLSAQLGQRFTGNGDVLGFAYNCEKPISGIGTGKFLKQNKEAVGGVGPCITSIVDMRHQEQLEKGITLEEGSVPGAIADMINISMLSLENQIGIDTDGGFSDWLRESAAEVVSLIEGPYAGATNKMQTFLIMSHDDGKGQLFLKNNKLDIKWPGVGSQPVFELANEKMLEATRVLGGTFIRSSIWNERMKHGLVTVHPLGGCCMSESGSSGVTNHIGNVFSGNTNDEVHPGLYVLDGAIIPRPVGTNPLLTISALTERACKIIIEKTGRTLMYDSPTPIIKEEQKLPAVQFTETMRGYFSLVEKSGFDEAFLKGKEAGSPMLFTLTIQTGDIESFVSNPMHEGRMAGTVIAPALSSEPLTTSDGIFNLMIDKSTTSTDKLMQYQMVLNSHNGEQFYFVGYKLMHNDPGLDVWNDTTKLFVTLYKGMAPGGDLIGKGILQIVPSDLVTQIATVRALNATTPYQSLEAITIFSQFFGQNILQTYCQSIL
- a CDS encoding DUF4345 family protein; this translates as MEVSELTDLQKNTLLSQYRFLRALELGFGVVSIIRAKEILNTKNMNFIFLCIMTSGVLARAVGMIMDGAPSRLSYFFWGYELIGIAVILLDTHKLYGSGRHAAV
- a CDS encoding DUF1772 domain-containing protein, whose amino-acid sequence is MKNIFYAVAKGLLFAACSMYFGTGWSLVLFSFPIAKSLTPDNYYLQFVPQVTAATHFFTYMTMVMIACYGIFIIEKWRSREKWVPITGLICILASTFLTMKFIFPYNEKMSSGIKEINELQIVLNDWIDLNILRVAIWTVQWLVVMFYFSINVFRYEKTH
- a CDS encoding alpha/beta fold hydrolase; the encoded protein is MAIEFEIYPFAALDGFACSLWRLKRSSPALRGPVLLVHGAGVRSNLFNPPTRFNLLSALAEQGYDVWLSNWRGSIACKANEWDLDQVAMFDHPAAVREVRAQTGAESIKAIVHCQGSTSFMIAAVQGLLPDVKTIVSNAVSLHPIVSPAANIKINAFVPLLEPFVKYLDPQWGENPEGGVGHLFRILAKISHREHDSDIGKIVSIIYGSGYPALWELPNLSATTIDWIRGEFGKVPLSFFKHIKKCINAGELVSFNGSQSYATVKPLTDSRFAFFAGKLNKCFSYQSQVKTYKYFNGFRSGFHQLYLYPTYSHLDVFFGEEANSDIFSDIIKELNQ
- a CDS encoding patatin-like phospholipase family protein, with the protein product MAQADTQQYNRSLVLAGGGIRLAYHAGVLMALEEAAIEFNHIDGTSGGIFGTAMLASGIRPVEIAKRWRALNLMGFVSFLPFRKYLHISQLPAMASEDGIRKKIFPALGIDIAAINANSAFTATFNVCNFSRKNLESISNNIVTENHLLAGMSLPMFMPAIKIGDYWYTDAVWIKDANMSEAIRQGADEIWLVWCIGNTSEYANGTFRQYVNMIEISANSGLFADLELIKKENENRLEKNLKPIAIYIIKPKYPQELDPDFFFNKVNADTLINRGYADTVRMLQSRKPFSNWDNIPTATSMEEPGISVAFSHEFTGNIYFNNAERPAKVHLNMVIREANGKIETDSSSSIQLSDELVLSGYDNSITCNKSDLHCTMKFKCSGEILNVSLAFERPYLFDMLTGLAFKTAHATLKSENGNTSEYVLTQPIRDRIRNLFYQNVSGASSWLAGMKAKIRLFKIICSH
- a CDS encoding metallophosphoesterase family protein, translating into MENEYRQAPMINWFYPSILARSGIKSVVSKLFGNYADRREILATLDDPAAQLEWNKATDEYKNMDEIWVDYISDTGDGFNATYSVAVTAAQPLLNFIVNETSTEIPRGDILILGGDQIYPTPTKEGYENKFKVPFEAAFPKCEPGEKPAHLYAIPGNHDWYDGLGNFLKVFCQQRWIGNWKTYQLRSYFAIPLPHDYWLWAIDIQLSEDIDKPQLDYFKNVSREKMNDGSKVILCTSEPAWIYNMLHSDDTSFERLEFFISKYIRNEDYENGNKHKLAVVLTGDLHHYSHYESIGGKWGDLHYFVAGGGGAFMHLTNNLPDQSILKEAGTLSFKKAFPSRNESENMTWKILFFAGFNFYFSALIGGFHVLFFWFLINNSHGPLQGSNFLLSAINQSIPIYLHIVYTSMLHSPASMLIALLLVSGFFLFTDVRSSKISWLAKLWGLLHGLIELVAVLMAIYTSIQLTLEEYSIKQVEWLFLVGTIWLTGTLFSGTIMGLYLFISNRIFKTHIDESSSALIGEDFKNFLRLKISSDSLTIYPIGIRKVTKKWKTRMQNGTPAFEGELPECVLISDPIKITFQENETIKAVYGDKSKL